In Hyperolius riggenbachi isolate aHypRig1 chromosome 10, aHypRig1.pri, whole genome shotgun sequence, a genomic segment contains:
- the LOC137536801 gene encoding histone H2A type 2-B-like: MSGRGKQGGKARAKAKTRSSRAGLQFPVGRVHRLLRKGNYAERVGAGAPVYLAAVLEYLTAEILWLLAVRNDEELNKLLGGVTIAQGGVLPNIQAVLLPKKTESHKAAKSK, encoded by the exons ATGTCTGGACGCGGCAAACAAGGCGGCAAGGCCCGTGCTAAGGCCAAGACTCGCTCCTCCCGGGCCGGCCTGCAGTTCCCAGTCGGCCGTGTTCACCGTCTGCTGAGGAAGGGCAACTATGCGGAGCGGGTGGGGGCCGGAGCTCCGGTCTATCTGGCCGCAGTGCTGGAGTACCTGACCGCTGAGATCCTGTGGCTG CTGGCTGTCCGCAACGACGAGGAGCTCAACAAGCTGCTGGGTGGGGTGACCATCGCCCAGGGGGGAGTCCTGCCCAACATCCAGGccgtgctgctgcccaagaagaCCGAGAGCCACAAGGCGGCCAAGAGCAAGTAA
- the LOC137536312 gene encoding histone H2B 1.1-like: MPEPAKSAPAPKKGSKKAVSKNQKKDGKKRRKSRKESYAIYVYKVLKQVHPDTGISSKAMSIMNSFVNDIFERIAGEASRLAHYNKRHTITSREIQTAVRLLLPGELAKHAVSEGTKAVTKYTSAK; this comes from the coding sequence ATGCCTGAGCCAGCCAAGTCCGCTCCTGCCCCCAAGAAGGGCTCCAAGAAAGCTGTGAGCAAGAACCAGAAGAAGGACGGCAAGAAGCGTAGGAAGAGCAGGAAGGAGAGTTACGCCATCTACGTGtacaaggtgctgaagcaggtacATCCCGACACCGGCATCTCCTCCAAGGCCATGAGCATCATGAACTCCTTCGTCAATGACATCTTCGAGCGCATCGCTGGGGAAGCTTCCCGTCTGGCTCATTACAACAAGCGCCACACTATCACCTCCCGGGAGATCCAGACCGCCGTCCGCCTGCTGCTGCCGGGAGAGCTGGCCAAGCACGCCGTGTCCGAGGGCACCAAGGCCGTCACCAAGTACACCAGCGCCAAGTAA